In Kitasatospora sp. NA04385, a single genomic region encodes these proteins:
- a CDS encoding DUF2637 domain-containing protein: MKLPRSKVSPWDIAAIGLLGTAGFTLSYDALQQMAQAIHIRSQLTYIFPVVVDGFIGYGVRALVLLQEAPLKARTYTWSLFAGATGTSVWANALHAVRLNQQAPGQTADALKLGDVPVAFLSTIAPLALAGAVHLGILVNRHNTASTTDVPEPDSPAPAIGQVSNERVGADDQATASPTSTPELDHTMQRTAAAELSTGLSPTAGTRSAEKNLQLYRQSVRRYTRETQRRGRQTVLNGPQTEHTAPSGPDGPDGPEHPAPDGPDQTRGPNGPDGPSEPSGPDGPSGPNGPEHPTPDGPDQTRGPSEPAGPSEPSGPDGPSGPNGPDGPNGPDGPSEPDGPSGPNGPEHPTPDGPDQTRGPSEPAGPSGPSGPSGPEHPIPDGPDQTRGPSGPAGPSGPSGPEHPTPDGPDQTRGPSGPGISTKPSADPVLLAIGREAAAAAGRASRTVVRTALRQAGHRASNEALGAVLEVLRADKSPPARRR, from the coding sequence GTGAAGCTGCCCCGCTCCAAGGTCTCCCCCTGGGACATCGCCGCGATCGGCCTGCTCGGCACCGCCGGCTTCACCCTCAGCTACGACGCCCTGCAGCAGATGGCGCAGGCCATCCACATCCGCAGCCAGCTCACCTACATCTTCCCGGTCGTCGTCGACGGCTTCATCGGCTACGGCGTCCGCGCCCTGGTCCTCCTGCAGGAAGCACCCCTCAAGGCCCGCACCTACACCTGGTCGCTCTTCGCCGGCGCGACCGGCACCAGCGTCTGGGCCAACGCGCTCCACGCCGTCCGCCTCAACCAACAAGCCCCCGGGCAAACGGCCGACGCCCTGAAGCTGGGCGACGTCCCGGTGGCCTTCCTGAGCACGATCGCACCGCTGGCCCTCGCCGGCGCGGTCCACCTCGGCATCCTCGTCAACCGGCACAACACCGCTTCAACGACGGACGTGCCCGAACCGGACTCACCCGCCCCGGCCATCGGCCAGGTCTCCAACGAGCGCGTCGGAGCCGACGACCAAGCAACCGCAAGCCCGACCAGTACTCCTGAGCTGGACCACACCATGCAGCGGACCGCAGCGGCAGAACTGAGCACCGGTCTCTCGCCCACAGCCGGCACCCGGTCCGCCGAGAAGAACCTCCAGCTGTACCGCCAGTCCGTCCGCAGATACACCCGTGAGACCCAACGGCGCGGCCGGCAGACAGTCCTGAACGGACCACAGACCGAGCACACCGCCCCGAGCGGACCGGACGGACCGGACGGACCGGAACACCCCGCCCCGGACGGACCGGACCAGACCCGCGGACCGAACGGACCGGACGGACCGAGCGAACCGAGCGGACCGGACGGACCAAGCGGACCGAACGGACCGGAACACCCCACCCCGGACGGACCGGACCAGACCCGCGGACCGAGCGAACCGGCCGGACCGAGCGAACCGAGCGGACCGGACGGACCAAGCGGACCGAACGGACCGGACGGACCGAACGGACCGGACGGACCGAGCGAACCGGACGGACCGAGCGGACCGAACGGACCGGAGCACCCCACCCCGGACGGACCGGACCAGACCCGCGGACCGAGCGAACCGGCCGGACCGAGCGGACCGAGCGGACCGAGCGGACCGGAGCACCCCATCCCGGACGGACCGGACCAGACCCGCGGACCGAGCGGACCGGCCGGACCGAGCGGACCGAGCGGACCGGAGCACCCCACCCCGGACGGACCGGACCAGACCCGCGGACCGAGCGGACCCGGCATCTCGACGAAACCGTCAGCGGATCCCGTGCTGCTGGCTATCGGACGCGAGGCTGCCGCGGCTGCTGGTCGGGCGTCCCGGACCGTCGTACGCACAGCCCTCCGGCAGGCGGGCCACCGGGCGTCGAACGAGGCGCTTGGCGCGGTCCTGGAGGTCCTGCGGGCCGACAAGTCACCACCGGCACGACGCCGCTGA
- the mobC gene encoding plasmid mobilization relaxosome protein MobC — protein sequence MSIESIDYDDDEYTDERPVRRPRRRHHFPVQRKRFLTIRVSSDEQAAIRRAADERAVTVARFVASVALSAASRPDSSLDSTDQLDRAIDALSAARSEAARAGNNLNQIAHQLNSGGIPHPADLVAALAAVRDTITQLDSTASGLLRDRK from the coding sequence ATGAGCATCGAGTCCATCGACTACGACGATGACGAGTACACCGACGAGCGCCCCGTCCGCCGTCCGCGTCGCCGCCACCACTTCCCCGTGCAACGCAAGCGCTTCTTGACGATCCGTGTGAGCAGCGACGAGCAAGCAGCGATTCGTCGTGCTGCTGACGAGCGCGCCGTGACCGTCGCCCGCTTCGTCGCGAGCGTCGCGCTGAGCGCCGCATCCCGTCCCGACTCCTCCCTCGACTCCACCGACCAGCTCGACCGAGCGATCGACGCGCTCTCCGCCGCGCGCAGCGAAGCTGCCCGTGCCGGCAACAACCTGAACCAGATTGCCCACCAGCTGAACTCCGGTGGGATCCCGCACCCGGCGGACCTGGTGGCCGCGCTCGCGGCGGTCCGCGACACGATCACCCAACTGGACTCGACCGCCTCAGGTCTGCTGAGGGATCGGAAGTAG
- a CDS encoding mobilization protein, giving the protein MQQRGTKRALKRHVWHCSVRTAPEDRPLSEQEWAQVARRVVAATGIAPEGDPDGCRWVAVRHAADHIHIAATIVRGDLRKADIEHDFSRAQAECRKIEKEWGLRELNPGDGTKAKEPSNREKHKAQRLGHPDTSRQRLRDAVRQALAGADSEEEFFARLESTGVLVNRKTGPSGDTFGYSVAVVGERDAAGNPVFFGGYRLAPDLTLPKIRARFGAPGTGADEERQSPAAGLAGERRSAPARARYVASAAVDDVLDVLDGEDDQGAAAVIADTGEVLDALVGTAMPAQRAELLAAARAYERASRSHIRAARDADYGMRSAARQILAGGYTTNRAPDAAAAATLLAALLLLVIASSRWHAEHGHRQQAAAARASAEHLRAAYRQAAARPMAALAQRGRQLPPEVRGRQEQALRRAAPGEAGRLLAEPEFDALAAALAEAEAVGHDPQALLERARAWRELGTADSVTAVLTWRVRHLAKLPVPARRPTPEPAGTSIAAAVADTRPADSSRRR; this is encoded by the coding sequence GTGCAGCAGCGCGGCACCAAGCGGGCGCTGAAGAGACACGTCTGGCACTGCTCGGTCCGCACCGCCCCGGAGGACCGGCCGCTCAGTGAGCAGGAGTGGGCGCAGGTGGCCCGGCGGGTGGTCGCCGCCACCGGTATCGCGCCCGAGGGCGACCCGGACGGCTGCCGGTGGGTGGCGGTGCGACATGCCGCCGACCACATCCACATCGCCGCCACCATCGTGCGCGGCGACCTGCGCAAGGCCGACATCGAGCACGACTTCAGCCGGGCGCAGGCGGAGTGCCGCAAGATCGAGAAGGAGTGGGGGCTGCGCGAGCTCAACCCGGGCGACGGCACGAAGGCGAAGGAGCCGAGCAACCGGGAGAAGCACAAGGCCCAGCGGTTGGGCCATCCCGACACCAGTCGGCAGCGGCTCCGTGATGCGGTCCGTCAGGCCCTGGCCGGCGCGGACAGCGAGGAGGAGTTCTTCGCCCGGCTGGAGAGCACCGGTGTGCTGGTCAACCGCAAGACGGGCCCGTCCGGGGACACCTTCGGTTACAGCGTGGCCGTCGTCGGCGAGCGCGACGCCGCCGGGAATCCGGTGTTCTTCGGCGGGTATCGGCTGGCGCCGGACCTGACGCTGCCGAAGATCCGGGCCCGCTTCGGCGCACCGGGCACCGGGGCCGATGAGGAGCGGCAGTCCCCGGCGGCTGGGCTGGCGGGCGAGCGCCGCTCCGCCCCGGCCCGGGCCCGCTACGTGGCGTCCGCCGCCGTCGACGACGTCCTCGATGTCCTCGACGGTGAGGACGACCAGGGCGCCGCCGCGGTCATCGCCGACACGGGCGAGGTGCTGGACGCGCTCGTAGGCACGGCGATGCCCGCGCAGCGGGCCGAACTCCTCGCGGCCGCCAGGGCGTACGAGCGGGCGTCGCGCTCGCACATCCGGGCCGCCCGCGACGCGGACTACGGCATGCGCTCGGCGGCCCGGCAGATCCTGGCAGGCGGCTACACCACCAACCGGGCGCCGGACGCCGCCGCCGCGGCCACCTTGCTGGCCGCGCTACTGCTGCTGGTGATCGCGAGCAGCCGCTGGCACGCCGAACACGGCCACCGCCAGCAGGCCGCCGCCGCCCGTGCCAGCGCCGAGCACCTGCGAGCCGCCTACCGCCAGGCCGCCGCCCGGCCGATGGCCGCACTCGCGCAGCGCGGCCGGCAGCTGCCCCCGGAGGTGCGCGGGCGCCAGGAGCAGGCCCTGCGCCGGGCGGCCCCCGGCGAGGCCGGGCGGTTGCTGGCCGAGCCGGAGTTCGACGCGCTCGCCGCCGCTCTGGCCGAGGCCGAGGCTGTCGGCCACGATCCGCAGGCGCTGCTGGAGCGCGCCCGGGCCTGGCGGGAGCTGGGCACCGCGGACTCCGTGACCGCAGTGCTGACCTGGCGGGTGCGACACCTGGCCAAGCTCCCCGTCCCGGCCCGCCGGCCGACCCCGGAACCCGCCGGCACCTCCATTGCGGCCGCCGTCGCCGACACCCGTCCGGCCGACTCGTCCCGCCGCCGCTGA
- a CDS encoding acetyl-CoA carboxylase biotin carboxylase subunit family protein: MRILVLSTGNPVLEHALAAAGHTVFLLQPVGTGSADDPGRYTVTHWDDMDALAELEPWLPHLDAVATIDEQAVVAAAYLRELRGLPGLSLEGALAYTDKAVMKTALAAADLQVAPHRVIHRAEQIPEFAQEYGWPVLVKPRAGLASVHTLVVNDEQHLRELADQGAFDTRATDPTGRFTAGHVLDSLHEAANGFLVEKYLDVEAEYFVDLYVYRGDVLLAVPGRYNAPLLTTLNGRSYDTVLRPDLPVARHLVHLARRTAAALGQQTGVVHCEILETRDLGWVVGEAAARPGGGAITELASRMYAFDLPQTLAALAADQFPVLGTTARFAALTAAMISAPPGRVTRVADRATIEALPGVLDADIRLTVGDQVPEGIGTMTTAGRILYGSCDNDVVDRAVADLYTALDLRVDEDSLPSRT; this comes from the coding sequence ATGCGCATCCTCGTCCTGTCCACCGGCAACCCCGTCCTGGAGCACGCCCTCGCCGCTGCCGGCCACACCGTCTTCCTGCTTCAGCCCGTCGGCACCGGCAGCGCCGATGACCCCGGCCGGTACACCGTCACCCACTGGGACGACATGGACGCGCTCGCCGAACTCGAGCCGTGGCTGCCGCACCTCGACGCCGTCGCCACCATCGACGAGCAGGCCGTCGTCGCCGCCGCCTACCTGCGCGAGCTGCGCGGCCTGCCCGGCCTGAGCCTGGAGGGCGCCCTCGCCTACACCGACAAGGCCGTCATGAAGACCGCGCTGGCCGCCGCCGACCTCCAGGTCGCGCCGCACCGCGTCATCCACCGGGCCGAGCAGATCCCCGAGTTCGCCCAGGAGTACGGGTGGCCCGTCCTGGTCAAGCCCCGCGCCGGCCTCGCCTCGGTGCACACCCTCGTGGTCAACGACGAGCAGCACCTGCGGGAGCTGGCCGACCAGGGCGCGTTCGACACCCGGGCCACCGACCCCACCGGGCGGTTCACCGCCGGCCACGTCCTGGACTCCCTCCACGAGGCGGCGAACGGGTTCCTCGTCGAGAAGTACCTCGATGTCGAAGCCGAGTACTTCGTCGACCTGTACGTCTACCGGGGCGATGTCCTCCTCGCGGTGCCCGGCCGCTACAACGCCCCGCTGCTGACCACCCTCAACGGCCGCTCCTACGACACCGTGCTGCGCCCGGACCTGCCGGTGGCCCGGCACCTGGTTCACCTTGCCCGCCGCACCGCCGCCGCACTGGGCCAGCAGACCGGCGTGGTGCACTGCGAGATCTTGGAGACCCGCGACCTGGGGTGGGTCGTCGGCGAGGCCGCCGCCCGGCCCGGCGGCGGTGCGATCACCGAACTCGCCTCCCGCATGTACGCCTTCGACCTGCCGCAGACCCTCGCCGCCTTGGCCGCCGACCAGTTCCCGGTCCTCGGTACCACTGCGCGCTTCGCGGCGCTCACCGCCGCGATGATCTCCGCGCCGCCCGGCAGGGTCACCCGCGTCGCCGACCGCGCCACCATCGAGGCCCTGCCCGGCGTGCTGGACGCCGACATCCGCCTGACCGTCGGCGACCAGGTGCCCGAGGGCATCGGCACCATGACCACCGCCGGCCGGATCCTCTACGGCAGCTGCGACAACGACGTCGTCGACCGGGCCGTCGCCGACCTGTACACCGCCCTCGACCTGCGCGTCGACGAGGACTCCCTCCCCTCCCGGACCTGA
- a CDS encoding MFS transporter, giving the protein MPNAAADHLPATAPPPAPARFPLAFWVLAAGFGVSRTGAVLVPYLTLYLVTSLHLSAAQAGTVLAVFGVGWVLGQPLAGAAADRLGRKTTIAGALAATAAAYALLARATTVPELMTLAAVIGLVFDAPRTAVGAWIADLVPAERRARGYGIQYWALNVGGALSGVVGGYLASSHITWLCAVDAATCTVFALAILALPGGKRPAGRGGTNPSGQHQALRDGRLLAFSALSLGVLTVYQQMVYGVPLAIHADGLSAGVYGAVNVANALAVLALQPLLQPWMDRTAPLRVCAAGAAAIGLGMGANAFAHSTAGYVGAAVVWTVGEITFCVGAAAHVSSLAPDSARGRYLGIWGSAFGGSALLAPLLGAAALDLGTGWLWAGSALLAALCAAALTRQDNRPLAHRP; this is encoded by the coding sequence TTGCCGAACGCCGCCGCCGACCACCTCCCGGCGACAGCACCCCCGCCCGCGCCCGCCCGCTTCCCCCTCGCCTTCTGGGTGCTGGCAGCCGGATTCGGCGTCAGCCGCACCGGAGCCGTCCTCGTCCCCTACCTCACCCTGTACCTGGTCACCAGCCTGCACCTGTCCGCCGCCCAGGCCGGGACCGTGCTGGCAGTGTTCGGCGTCGGGTGGGTGCTGGGCCAGCCGCTGGCCGGCGCGGCCGCCGACCGCCTCGGCCGCAAGACGACCATCGCCGGCGCGCTCGCCGCCACCGCCGCCGCGTACGCGCTGCTCGCCCGCGCCACCACCGTCCCCGAACTGATGACCCTGGCGGCGGTGATCGGGCTGGTCTTCGACGCGCCGCGCACCGCCGTCGGCGCGTGGATCGCCGACCTCGTCCCCGCCGAGCGCCGTGCCCGCGGCTACGGCATCCAGTACTGGGCGCTGAACGTCGGCGGCGCCCTGTCCGGCGTCGTCGGCGGCTACCTCGCCTCCTCCCACATCACCTGGCTGTGCGCGGTCGACGCCGCCACCTGCACCGTCTTCGCCCTCGCCATCCTCGCCCTGCCCGGCGGCAAACGGCCCGCCGGCCGCGGCGGCACCAACCCCTCCGGCCAGCACCAGGCGCTGCGCGACGGACGCCTGCTGGCCTTCAGCGCGCTCTCGCTCGGCGTCCTGACGGTCTACCAGCAGATGGTCTACGGCGTGCCGCTGGCCATCCACGCCGACGGCCTGTCCGCAGGCGTCTACGGCGCGGTCAACGTCGCCAACGCGCTCGCCGTCCTGGCCCTGCAGCCGCTGCTGCAGCCGTGGATGGACCGCACCGCGCCGCTGCGCGTGTGCGCCGCGGGCGCGGCCGCCATCGGGCTCGGCATGGGCGCGAACGCCTTCGCGCACAGCACGGCCGGGTACGTCGGCGCCGCCGTGGTGTGGACGGTCGGCGAGATCACGTTCTGCGTGGGCGCCGCCGCGCACGTCTCCTCCCTCGCCCCCGACAGTGCCCGGGGCCGCTACCTCGGCATCTGGGGCTCGGCGTTCGGCGGCTCCGCCCTCCTGGCCCCGCTGCTGGGCGCCGCCGCACTCGACCTCGGCACCGGCTGGCTCTGGGCCGGCAGCGCACTGCTCGCCGCGCTGTGCGCCGCCGCCCTCACCCGGCAGGACAACCGCCCCCTGGCGCACCGGCCCTGA
- a CDS encoding ATP-grasp domain-containing protein, with product MPHPDTDRVLVVIAIGNPAYRAYCLESVARRHPVALIDAAAPTWQLEHLRDHEVADPHDLDALRAAVARLAARHEIAGVLTWDEYCLVPAATVAADLHLPGPGAATAAACRDKSAARAVWAADGVPSALSIHTASLTEATAAARRIGFPVVLKPTSHAGSIGVVKAETAEELAAAFAYADQAAQDGGVLVEEYLPGPEISVECVTVHGITTPVAVTHKQLGPEPRFDEIGHTVTAEDPLLDRVGPVAAAALAALGVTRGISHVEMRLTPTGPRLIEANGRLGGDLIGHLVNLATGIDLPAVAADLALGRPVDLTPTRRATAGVRFISPHSSGTVHHAQARPELGTPAWLERLRWERGPGQQILLPADGGTLHTSRLAHLVATGTTTAEVDERLNHAAALLDIRLSPTG from the coding sequence ATGCCCCACCCCGACACCGACCGCGTGCTCGTCGTGATCGCCATCGGCAACCCCGCCTACCGGGCCTACTGCCTGGAGAGCGTCGCCCGCCGCCACCCCGTCGCCCTGATCGACGCCGCCGCGCCGACCTGGCAGCTGGAGCACCTGCGCGACCACGAGGTCGCCGACCCCCACGACCTGGACGCCCTGCGCGCCGCCGTCGCCCGCCTCGCCGCCCGGCACGAGATCGCGGGCGTCCTGACCTGGGACGAGTACTGCCTGGTGCCCGCCGCAACCGTCGCCGCCGACCTCCACCTGCCCGGCCCGGGCGCAGCGACCGCAGCCGCCTGCCGCGACAAGAGCGCCGCCCGCGCCGTCTGGGCCGCCGACGGCGTGCCCTCCGCCCTCTCGATCCACACCGCCTCCCTCACCGAGGCCACCGCCGCCGCCCGCCGCATCGGCTTCCCCGTCGTCCTCAAGCCGACCTCCCACGCGGGCAGCATCGGCGTCGTCAAGGCCGAGACCGCCGAGGAGCTCGCCGCCGCCTTCGCCTACGCCGACCAGGCCGCGCAGGACGGCGGGGTCCTGGTGGAGGAGTACCTGCCGGGCCCGGAGATCAGCGTCGAGTGCGTCACCGTCCACGGCATCACCACCCCCGTCGCCGTCACCCACAAGCAGCTCGGCCCGGAGCCTCGGTTCGACGAGATCGGACACACCGTCACCGCCGAGGACCCGCTGCTCGACCGGGTCGGTCCAGTCGCCGCCGCCGCCCTCGCCGCCCTCGGCGTCACCCGCGGCATCAGCCACGTCGAGATGCGCCTGACCCCCACCGGGCCCCGCCTGATCGAGGCCAACGGCCGCCTCGGCGGCGACCTCATCGGCCACCTGGTGAACCTCGCCACCGGCATCGACCTGCCCGCCGTCGCCGCCGACCTCGCCCTGGGCCGCCCCGTCGACCTCACCCCCACCCGCCGCGCCACCGCCGGCGTCCGCTTCATCTCCCCCCACTCCTCCGGCACCGTCCACCACGCCCAGGCCCGCCCCGAACTCGGCACCCCCGCCTGGCTGGAGCGCCTTCGCTGGGAACGCGGACCCGGCCAGCAAATCCTGCTGCCCGCCGACGGCGGCACCCTCCACACCTCCCGCCTCGCCCACCTCGTCGCCACCGGCACCACCACGGCCGAGGTCGACGAACGCCTCAACCACGCCGCCGCGCTGCTCGACATCCGCCTCTCCCCCACCGGCTGA
- a CDS encoding DUF6884 domain-containing protein — protein sequence MPTPTDPIDAVSTAVRGIQQAMADWNAVSDSFCDRDGQVVDTGGWESGIVTRDLAAWRHFRAVLEHGVPFLLLTKDVARPTTPDVTHAHRTLVATLSSAHRTLHAMIDSPHEEDHPLRENVAAEIWHEIVSWAEHAPLVLDARRRAEAAPPKAALPRPTRAERTALVRTAAGRMPDVAHAAVLAAAAQPEHLLDKRLHQRTLDYLIERGMAQVRPLPDGHRITRDHQFALAVHLTEAGRQYALEQGARALPRRAVVVACGSRKAAPAPGATTVPAGDLYTGSYHRALRRTAEVLTGDWGTVYILSAQAGLVPTDRLLAPYDLRITDPRAVTGEQLRHQAAALDLEHADVIFLGGGKYARALASAVPHRAMPLAGTRGMGEQLQLLKHARADTDDGLQLRTAWWAQADFIRTRQAASRAANFGRPAALPGTADRSAPRR from the coding sequence ATGCCCACGCCCACCGACCCGATCGACGCCGTCTCCACTGCCGTCCGCGGCATCCAGCAGGCCATGGCCGACTGGAACGCGGTCAGCGACTCCTTCTGCGACAGGGACGGCCAGGTCGTGGACACCGGCGGCTGGGAGAGCGGCATCGTCACCCGAGACCTCGCCGCCTGGCGGCACTTCCGGGCCGTCCTGGAGCACGGCGTCCCCTTCCTGCTCCTGACCAAGGACGTCGCCCGCCCCACCACGCCCGACGTCACCCACGCCCACCGCACCCTCGTGGCAACCCTTTCCAGCGCCCATCGCACCCTCCACGCGATGATCGACTCCCCGCACGAGGAGGACCACCCGCTGCGGGAGAACGTCGCGGCCGAGATCTGGCACGAGATCGTCAGCTGGGCCGAGCACGCGCCCCTCGTCCTGGACGCCCGGCGGCGCGCCGAAGCCGCCCCGCCGAAGGCCGCCCTGCCCAGGCCCACGCGGGCGGAGCGGACCGCGCTCGTGCGCACCGCCGCCGGCCGGATGCCCGACGTCGCGCACGCAGCGGTCCTCGCCGCCGCGGCCCAGCCCGAGCACCTCCTCGACAAGCGCTTGCACCAGCGCACGCTGGACTACCTGATCGAGCGGGGCATGGCCCAGGTCCGGCCTCTGCCCGACGGCCACCGGATCACCCGCGACCACCAGTTCGCACTCGCCGTCCACCTCACCGAGGCCGGACGCCAGTACGCGCTGGAGCAGGGAGCCCGCGCCCTGCCGCGCCGCGCGGTCGTCGTCGCCTGCGGATCCCGCAAGGCCGCCCCGGCACCCGGGGCGACCACCGTGCCGGCCGGAGACCTCTACACCGGCAGCTACCACCGGGCCCTGCGCCGCACCGCCGAGGTCCTCACCGGCGACTGGGGCACCGTCTACATCCTCTCCGCCCAGGCCGGGCTGGTGCCCACCGACCGCCTCCTGGCCCCCTACGACCTCCGCATCACCGACCCGCGTGCCGTCACCGGCGAGCAACTGCGCCACCAGGCAGCCGCGCTCGACCTGGAGCACGCCGACGTGATCTTCCTCGGCGGCGGCAAGTACGCGCGCGCCCTCGCCTCCGCGGTCCCGCACCGCGCGATGCCGCTCGCCGGCACCCGCGGCATGGGCGAGCAGCTGCAACTGCTCAAGCACGCCCGCGCCGACACCGACGACGGCCTCCAGCTGCGCACCGCCTGGTGGGCGCAGGCCGATTTCATCCGCACCCGGCAAGCCGCCTCGCGAGCAGCGAATTTCGGCCGCCCGGCCGCCCTCCCCGGCACCGCCGACCGCTCCGCACCCAGACGCTGA
- a CDS encoding DUF317 domain-containing protein yields the protein MVAVTPRHFVGPLHDDERLLAEFLTDRGWQQPREDRLIRSCGRLGVHLPRGTFPEWTVWGAQHHGAQIAWSLTVRSSVPIELLAATVTEAEVILDEAPAGAREPYVRGLLALGLIPLARAGWTDEVNPRGAVTFRPPDGYANAVAKVPSGLHELRGRAAATVSSYGPNSYWEAQFTTGTPSRVLAAFTRELASDEPLLRTADFRDLTYTRPHVTIRSLAETGEEGLSPAALAARSKSSAPTPAPAPVSSTPSAAPATAAPANTAGR from the coding sequence ATGGTCGCCGTCACCCCCCGCCACTTCGTCGGCCCTCTGCACGACGACGAGCGGCTCCTCGCCGAGTTCCTCACCGACCGGGGCTGGCAGCAGCCCCGCGAAGACCGGCTGATCCGCTCCTGCGGCCGACTCGGCGTCCACCTGCCGCGCGGTACTTTCCCCGAGTGGACCGTGTGGGGCGCCCAGCACCACGGGGCCCAGATCGCCTGGAGCCTCACCGTCCGCTCGTCCGTCCCGATCGAACTGCTGGCCGCCACCGTCACCGAGGCGGAAGTCATCCTGGACGAGGCCCCGGCCGGCGCCCGCGAGCCCTACGTCCGGGGCCTGCTGGCCCTCGGGCTGATCCCCCTGGCCCGGGCCGGCTGGACGGACGAGGTCAACCCGCGCGGAGCCGTCACCTTCCGGCCCCCCGACGGCTACGCCAACGCCGTTGCCAAGGTCCCGTCCGGCCTGCACGAGCTGCGGGGGAGGGCCGCCGCGACCGTCTCCTCCTACGGCCCCAACAGCTACTGGGAGGCGCAGTTCACCACCGGCACCCCCTCGCGCGTCCTGGCCGCCTTCACCCGCGAACTCGCCAGCGACGAACCCCTGCTGCGCACCGCCGACTTCCGCGACCTCACCTACACCCGCCCGCACGTCACCATCCGCTCCCTCGCCGAGACCGGCGAGGAGGGCCTCTCGCCCGCGGCGCTGGCGGCCCGCAGCAAGAGCAGCGCCCCCACCCCGGCCCCCGCGCCGGTCTCCTCCACCCCTTCGGCCGCCCCGGCCACCGCCGCCCCGGCGAACACCGCCGGCCGGTAG
- a CDS encoding DUF317 domain-containing protein, translating to MAWLGRRFDLLGESPGWELEFSNPMWTRRPWWFAFDDATPGEVTATVLSDLAHRLEYASGQACYPAPGWGGALAVLREGGWALGQRDGHDVLLAPDRLAALTRSLYDESAPTVLTGAADHGTWSVTFSPHAPAFLLHSAAAALLRPAVRPTDQVPAAHRERMSLEPLPPSPGPRSLVSPRYLAGPADRGPMPPRLSDLWHAAKPGQVVSPCGRARMETSPEGGLRVYANPHPLDINVAWRARFTPNTPSEITDAWLEHLTDSVAADIDLGTDFTYVQGGDMTLGEAVDPLTSAGWSAYSDATCLRLRAPGGYASASIPHGRAPHSPQTTIAEALASPLRWGASFDVTAPSGRWHAHLTSLTPPHLVRALITELADPAPLPRDAGRIPRQLLTSVRLAAASPPLSPAAAASRVRSLHTAPSPGTAPAAPRPTPQAADQSARRTAHTR from the coding sequence ATGGCGTGGCTGGGCCGCCGCTTCGACCTCCTCGGTGAATCCCCCGGTTGGGAACTGGAGTTCTCGAACCCGATGTGGACACGTCGGCCCTGGTGGTTCGCCTTCGACGACGCCACCCCGGGCGAGGTCACCGCCACCGTCCTGTCCGACCTCGCGCACCGGCTGGAGTACGCCTCCGGGCAAGCCTGCTACCCGGCACCCGGCTGGGGCGGTGCCCTCGCGGTGCTGCGGGAGGGCGGGTGGGCGCTCGGGCAGCGCGACGGCCACGACGTCCTGCTCGCCCCCGACCGCCTGGCCGCCCTCACCCGCTCCCTGTACGACGAGAGCGCCCCCACGGTGCTCACCGGCGCCGCCGACCACGGCACGTGGAGCGTCACCTTCAGCCCGCACGCCCCCGCCTTCCTGCTGCACAGCGCCGCGGCCGCCCTGCTGCGCCCGGCGGTGCGCCCGACGGACCAGGTGCCCGCCGCTCACCGGGAGCGGATGTCTCTCGAACCGCTCCCGCCTTCGCCGGGGCCCCGCTCCCTGGTCTCCCCCCGTTACCTGGCCGGCCCTGCGGACCGCGGGCCGATGCCGCCGCGCCTCTCGGACCTGTGGCACGCCGCCAAACCCGGCCAGGTGGTCAGCCCCTGCGGACGGGCACGCATGGAGACAAGCCCAGAGGGTGGCCTGCGGGTGTACGCGAACCCGCACCCCCTCGATATCAACGTGGCGTGGCGGGCACGCTTCACCCCGAACACGCCCAGCGAGATTACCGACGCCTGGCTGGAGCACCTGACCGACTCGGTGGCCGCCGACATCGACCTCGGTACCGACTTCACCTACGTCCAGGGCGGGGACATGACGCTGGGTGAGGCCGTCGACCCGCTCACCTCGGCCGGATGGAGCGCGTACTCCGACGCCACCTGTCTGCGCCTGCGCGCGCCCGGCGGTTACGCGAGCGCGAGCATCCCGCACGGCCGGGCCCCGCACTCCCCGCAGACCACGATCGCCGAAGCCCTCGCTAGCCCCCTGCGCTGGGGCGCATCCTTCGACGTCACCGCCCCCTCGGGACGCTGGCACGCCCACCTGACCAGTCTCACCCCGCCGCACCTTGTCCGCGCCCTGATAACGGAGCTGGCCGACCCGGCCCCGCTCCCGCGCGACGCCGGCCGGATTCCTCGGCAGCTCCTCACCTCGGTGCGCCTCGCGGCCGCTTCCCCGCCGCTGTCCCCGGCCGCAGCCGCCTCGCGCGTGCGCAGCCTGCACACCGCACCGTCACCCGGCACGGCCCCGGCCGCTCCCCGCCCGACACCGCAAGCGGCCGACCAGTCGGCCCGCCGCACCGCGCACACCCGATAA